The Lonsdalea populi genome window below encodes:
- a CDS encoding YcbJ family phosphotransferase, whose protein sequence is MELLKAELSAVLGEPLSRVERISEQPYAHLYAMYDKEGHAIPLLVKSYVCQGVAQQEAYKLSMLAREGDVRVPTVYGMVMSQHPSHKELLLLERLRGVPVETPTRTPQRWASLMDQIVDGVLAWHRIDSHGCVGSVDSIQENSWPKWYAQRLEVLWSTLMLVQTPLLTREDRALLFRSRQALPALFQNFNDPCVLVHGNLSLRSMLKDSRSDQLLAMINPGMMLWAPREYDLFRLCEEGMAEQLLYHYLRRNSVSETFVSRRWLYVVWAAVSRYIHTGQLDRELFDRASRELLPWLD, encoded by the coding sequence ATGGAATTGCTCAAAGCCGAGTTGAGTGCGGTATTAGGGGAACCTCTTAGCCGCGTCGAACGTATTAGCGAACAACCTTATGCACATCTGTACGCCATGTATGACAAGGAAGGTCACGCGATCCCGCTGCTGGTCAAAAGCTATGTGTGTCAGGGCGTCGCTCAGCAGGAGGCTTATAAACTGTCTATGTTGGCGCGTGAGGGCGATGTGCGGGTGCCTACCGTCTACGGGATGGTCATGAGTCAGCATCCGTCGCATAAAGAGCTGTTGCTGCTGGAACGGCTGCGCGGCGTACCGGTCGAAACACCGACGCGGACGCCACAGCGCTGGGCGTCGCTCATGGACCAGATCGTGGATGGCGTACTGGCCTGGCATCGTATTGACAGCCACGGTTGCGTCGGGTCGGTCGACAGCATTCAGGAAAACAGCTGGCCCAAGTGGTATGCCCAGCGGCTGGAGGTTCTATGGTCCACGCTGATGCTGGTGCAGACGCCGCTGCTGACGCGGGAAGATCGCGCGTTGTTGTTCCGATCCCGCCAGGCACTGCCTGCGCTGTTCCAAAACTTCAACGATCCTTGCGTGCTGGTGCACGGTAACCTGTCGCTGCGCAGCATGCTGAAGGATAGCCGCAGCGATCAACTGCTGGCGATGATCAATCCGGGCATGATGCTGTGGGCACCGCGTGAATATGACCTGTTCCGGCTGTGTGAAGAGGGGATGGCGGAACAGCTGCTGTACCATTATTTGCGCCGTAATTCGGTGTCAGAAACCTTCGTTTCCCGGCGCTGGCTTTACGTCGTGTGGGCCGCCGTGTCGCGCTATATTCACACCGGCCAGTTGGATCGTGAGCTGTTCGACCGGGCTTCGCGAGAACTGCTGCCCTGGCTGGATTAA
- the elyC gene encoding envelope biogenesis factor ElyC — protein sequence MLFDLKKYVGSLLQPLPLLLLLMGIALLLLWFTQRQKTGRIILTVSWLTLTLLSLQPVADRLLLPLESSYPTWQPGQQRVGYIVVLGGGYTYNPEWAPSSNLVGNSLPRVTEGIRLYHANPAAKLIFTGAAAKGNPVTSASTAARVAESLGVPAEDILQVGTARDTSEEAAGTALLVGQQPFLLVTSANHLPRAMRFFEGQGLHPIPAPANQMAITSPLNPWEKLFPSALNLSHSERAWYETLGGLWQKIRGTQATAD from the coding sequence ATGCTGTTTGACCTCAAAAAGTATGTTGGCAGCCTGCTGCAGCCGCTGCCGCTTTTGCTGTTATTAATGGGGATCGCGCTGCTGCTGCTGTGGTTCACCCAACGCCAGAAGACTGGACGCATCATCCTGACGGTGAGCTGGCTAACGCTGACCTTGCTCAGCCTGCAGCCGGTGGCGGATCGGCTTTTACTTCCGCTGGAGTCCAGCTATCCCACATGGCAGCCCGGCCAGCAGCGAGTCGGCTATATCGTCGTCCTCGGCGGCGGCTACACCTACAATCCCGAATGGGCGCCCAGTTCAAATCTGGTCGGTAACAGTCTGCCGCGCGTGACCGAGGGGATTCGGCTCTACCATGCCAATCCCGCCGCCAAATTGATCTTCACCGGGGCCGCGGCGAAAGGCAATCCGGTGACCAGCGCCAGCACGGCCGCGCGAGTCGCGGAGAGTCTGGGCGTACCGGCGGAAGATATCCTACAGGTAGGAACGGCGCGTGATACTTCGGAGGAAGCGGCCGGTACGGCGCTATTGGTGGGACAGCAGCCTTTTCTGTTGGTGACGTCCGCCAACCATCTGCCGCGCGCCATGCGCTTCTTCGAGGGACAAGGATTACATCCGATCCCCGCCCCAGCTAATCAGATGGCGATCACGTCTCCGCTGAATCCGTGGGAAAAGCTGTTCCCGTCAGCGCTCAATCTCTCACACAGCGAGCGGGCGTGGTATGAAACGCTGGGTGGCCTGTGGCAGAAGATCAGGGGAACGCAGGCGACGGCGGATTAA